The proteins below come from a single Sorghum bicolor cultivar BTx623 chromosome 4, Sorghum_bicolor_NCBIv3, whole genome shotgun sequence genomic window:
- the LOC110434763 gene encoding classical arabinogalactan protein 9-like, producing MVGVTRARRGVGKPLWTGQTNERQGRVRRHRHRRSDGFPGTAAAAAATAAATSINGAAAPPPSPPALVAQPPPVPAPPQHLPPPLAPPPAQISSRKRKIKEEKVPSSTAKQKVSDVKQANAPVMLISSRESSNSSKDPAVKQATMD from the exons ATGGTGGGGGTCACTAGGGCTAGACGTGGTGTTGGCAAGCCACTGTGGACAGGGCAGACCAACGAGAGGCAAGGGCGAGTTCGTAG GCATCGCCACCGCCGGTCTGATGGCTTCCccggcaccgccgccgccgccgccgccactgccGCCGCTACCTCCATTAATggtgccgccgcgccgccgccttctCCACCTGCACTAGTGGCGCAACCACCTCCAGTACCGGCGCCGCCGCAGCATCTGCCTCCTCCACTGGCACCTCCACCGGCCCAGATCTCGTCCAGAAAACGAAAG ATTAAAGAGGAAAAGGTGCCCTCATCAACAGCTAAGCAGAAGGTCTCTGATGTGAAGCAGGCAAATGCACCGGTGATGTTGAT TAGTTCTAGAGAGAGCAGTAACAGCAGCAAGGACCCTGCTGTGAAGCAAGCAACTATGGATTAA